The proteins below come from a single Candidatus Polarisedimenticolia bacterium genomic window:
- a CDS encoding transcriptional repressor, which translates to MPRQSVVNRFLEGGGLRSTAGRRAILREIAARSLGRFSADDLMERFRGRGVSVSRATVYRTLDQLVRCDLLVRLALGQKHAVYERRSDNRSPIHFCCVRCGHSAELCSPALEKLLGRLCRRKGFTAERRGVQLLGVCVRCGKLPPDRGRKR; encoded by the coding sequence ATGCCCCGGCAGAGCGTGGTCAACCGGTTTCTCGAAGGAGGCGGGCTCCGGAGCACGGCGGGACGCCGCGCGATCCTGCGCGAAATCGCCGCGCGATCGCTCGGACGGTTCTCGGCGGACGACCTGATGGAGCGCTTTCGCGGCCGGGGCGTCTCCGTGTCGCGCGCCACCGTCTACCGCACGCTCGACCAGCTGGTGCGCTGCGACCTGCTCGTCCGGCTCGCCCTGGGCCAGAAGCATGCGGTCTACGAGCGGCGCAGCGACAATCGCAGTCCGATCCATTTCTGCTGCGTCCGCTGCGGACACTCCGCCGAGCTGTGCAGCCCGGCGCTGGAGAAGCTCCTGGGCCGCCTCTGCCGGCGGAAGGGATTCACGGCCGAGCGCCGGGGAGTCCAGCTCCTGGGCGTGTGCGTGCGCTGCGGGAAGCTTCCCCCGGATCGCGGGCGGAAGCGATGA